In one Massilia endophytica genomic region, the following are encoded:
- a CDS encoding glycine zipper domain-containing protein, which translates to MTRIIAGHFQLQDQTEAARQAFLDAGYPAEQISSFYLNQPGQHATHELGGDRDKSPGAKDSPEGLAKGAATGGAIGAALGAATVPLTGPVGPVVGGLVGAHVGSLYSFSHMKERGEPEKGGENQVEPRKPGMMIAVALPDGDETRAVQLLRDLGANHIERAEGSIVNGDWTDFNPLSLPDLVH; encoded by the coding sequence ATGACAAGAATTATTGCCGGCCATTTCCAGCTGCAGGACCAGACGGAGGCCGCGCGCCAGGCTTTCCTGGACGCGGGCTACCCGGCCGAACAGATCAGTTCCTTCTATCTCAACCAGCCGGGCCAGCATGCCACGCATGAGCTGGGCGGCGACCGCGACAAGTCGCCCGGCGCCAAGGACTCTCCGGAAGGGCTGGCCAAGGGCGCGGCCACGGGCGGCGCCATCGGGGCGGCGCTGGGAGCGGCCACGGTGCCGCTGACCGGCCCCGTGGGCCCCGTGGTCGGCGGCCTGGTGGGCGCCCATGTGGGCTCCCTCTACAGCTTCTCCCATATGAAGGAGCGTGGCGAGCCGGAAAAAGGCGGCGAAAACCAGGTGGAGCCGCGCAAGCCGGGCATGATGATTGCCGTCGCCTTGCCCGACGGGGACGAAACGCGCGCCGTGCAGCTGCTGCGCGACCTGGGCGCCAATCACATCGAGCGGGCCGAAGGCAGCATCGTCAACGGCGACTGGACCGACTTCAATCCCCTGTCCCTGCCGGACCTGGTGCACTGA
- a CDS encoding universal stress protein produces the protein MAYKTILVHVDESPHARARILLAGELALQDGAHVIGAAATGVSRFLYQNEIVDEQDPNLARHLDVLRERANRALADFRPQLHAIGVHDVEERILDDEAGAGLSLLARHADLVLVSQPDIRQRGSAGDFPAEVLTEAGCAVLVVPNAARTDGAISVNSSGVATPGAPLPGREVLIAWNASKQAARAVREALPLLRRAERVTVAIFDADLHPAAFGEEPGADLLAWLARQGVQATVALRQTARQGLLKRPGDVGEALLGLAEELGCDLMVLGAYGHSRVRETLLGGVTRRVLESMGLPLLMAH, from the coding sequence ATGGCCTACAAGACGATCCTGGTGCACGTGGACGAGTCCCCGCACGCGCGGGCGCGCATCCTGCTGGCCGGCGAACTGGCGCTGCAGGACGGCGCCCATGTCATCGGCGCCGCCGCCACCGGCGTGTCGCGCTTCCTTTACCAGAACGAGATAGTGGACGAACAGGACCCCAACCTGGCGCGCCACCTCGATGTGCTGCGCGAGCGCGCCAACCGCGCCCTGGCCGATTTCCGCCCCCAGCTCCACGCCATCGGCGTGCATGATGTCGAGGAGCGCATCCTGGACGACGAGGCGGGCGCGGGCCTGAGCCTGCTGGCCCGGCACGCCGACCTGGTGCTGGTGTCGCAGCCGGACATCCGCCAGCGCGGCAGCGCGGGCGACTTTCCCGCCGAAGTACTGACGGAGGCCGGATGCGCCGTGCTCGTGGTGCCGAATGCGGCGCGCACGGACGGCGCCATCTCCGTGAACAGCAGCGGCGTGGCCACGCCCGGCGCTCCCTTGCCGGGGCGCGAGGTGCTGATCGCCTGGAACGCCAGCAAGCAGGCGGCGCGCGCGGTGCGCGAAGCCCTGCCCCTGCTGCGGCGCGCCGAACGGGTGACGGTGGCCATCTTCGACGCGGACCTGCATCCCGCCGCCTTCGGCGAGGAGCCGGGCGCGGATCTCCTGGCCTGGCTGGCGCGCCAGGGCGTGCAGGCGACGGTGGCGCTGCGCCAGACGGCGCGCCAGGGCCTGCTGAAACGGCCTGGCGATGTGGGCGAGGCCCTGCTTGGCCTGGCGGAAGAATTGGGCTGCGACCTGATGGTGCTTGGCGCTTACGGCCACTCGCGGGTGCGCGAGACCCTGCTGGGGGGCGTGACGCGCCGGGTGCTCGAATCGATGGGGCTTCCGCTGCTGATGGCGCACTAG
- a CDS encoding M90 family metallopeptidase, producing the protein MEALLWLTLLALAIAAPFAYPRWSLRRALARPLSPSALNILRRRVAVYGRMAPELQAQLQKMVVQFLHQKKFVGCAGLEVTEEMRVTIAAQACLLLLNRPSRVFPALHTILLYPGAFAAPRKEIGPGGVVTDGHQHMLGESWGDGRVVLSWDDVRRGAGDWTDGQNVVLHEFAHQLDSESGSTNGAPYLGSQESYRSWSEVLSRDFANLRHDAWYGRQDSVLDHYGATSPAEFFAVATETFFEKPWQMAERHAQLFGELLKYYRVDPRAWQDRPAPPPELEMPVIPGNRNIAWASW; encoded by the coding sequence ATGGAAGCTTTGCTCTGGCTTACCCTCCTGGCGCTGGCGATAGCCGCGCCTTTCGCCTATCCCCGCTGGTCGCTGCGCCGCGCCCTGGCGCGGCCGCTGTCCCCGTCCGCACTGAACATCCTGCGCCGCCGCGTTGCGGTCTATGGGCGCATGGCGCCTGAGCTGCAGGCCCAGCTGCAGAAGATGGTGGTCCAATTCCTGCACCAGAAGAAGTTTGTCGGCTGCGCAGGCCTCGAAGTGACGGAGGAAATGCGGGTGACCATTGCCGCCCAGGCCTGCCTGCTGCTGCTGAACCGTCCCAGCAGGGTCTTTCCGGCCCTGCATACCATCCTGCTGTACCCCGGCGCCTTTGCCGCGCCGCGCAAGGAGATCGGTCCCGGCGGCGTGGTGACGGACGGGCACCAGCACATGCTGGGCGAATCCTGGGGCGACGGCCGCGTGGTCCTGTCCTGGGACGACGTGCGGCGCGGCGCGGGCGACTGGACGGACGGCCAGAACGTGGTACTGCACGAGTTCGCGCACCAGCTGGACAGCGAATCGGGCAGCACCAATGGCGCGCCTTACCTGGGCAGCCAGGAGAGCTACCGCAGCTGGTCCGAGGTGCTGTCGCGCGACTTTGCCAACCTGCGCCACGACGCCTGGTACGGCCGCCAGGACAGCGTGCTCGACCATTACGGCGCCACCAGTCCCGCCGAGTTCTTCGCCGTGGCCACGGAGACCTTCTTCGAAAAGCCCTGGCAGATGGCCGAGCGCCATGCGCAGCTCTTCGGCGAACTGCTCAAGTACTACAGGGTCGATCCACGCGCATGGCAGGACCGGCCCGCGCCGCCGCCCGAGCTGGAAATGCCCGTCATTCCCGGCAACCGCAACATCGCCTGGGCCAGCTGGTAG
- a CDS encoding OmpA family protein, with product MNKNIATAAALLCASFAASAQDAAINPNWYIQPSFSVMKPDSDWVTDRTGHGGGLKFGRTVHPDWDVQVGYTYARSKENGTRYEQQTVGLDALYMFSRKTFRPFILVGLGAERDKANPFQSFSQPRRTSPFLSAGLGFQSSINDRWSFQADVRNVHGFLRGDTFPHSSANNVYLNLGFNYLLGAAPAPAPVAPPPVAAEPPPPPPPVAPPPPPPPPPARFEKVTMSATELFEFDSAKLNPNQPKLDDIARLLNENPSLSGIVITGHADRIGSKSYNQKLSLRRADSVKAYLVGKGIAADRLTTQGKGEDEPVVQCNNKKRSDLIKCLEPNRRVEVEQITVERRVQ from the coding sequence ATGAATAAAAATATTGCTACTGCCGCAGCCCTGCTGTGTGCTTCCTTCGCCGCGTCCGCGCAAGACGCCGCGATCAACCCGAACTGGTATATCCAGCCCAGTTTCAGCGTCATGAAGCCGGACAGCGACTGGGTCACCGACCGCACCGGCCATGGCGGCGGCCTCAAGTTCGGCCGCACCGTGCATCCGGACTGGGACGTGCAGGTGGGCTACACCTACGCCCGCTCGAAAGAAAACGGCACCCGCTACGAGCAGCAGACCGTGGGCCTGGACGCCCTCTATATGTTCTCGCGCAAGACCTTCCGCCCCTTCATCCTGGTCGGCCTGGGCGCCGAGCGCGACAAGGCCAACCCCTTCCAGAGCTTCAGCCAGCCGCGCCGCACCTCGCCGTTCCTGAGCGCCGGCCTGGGCTTCCAGTCCTCGATCAACGACCGCTGGTCCTTCCAGGCGGACGTGCGCAATGTGCACGGCTTCCTGCGCGGCGACACCTTCCCGCACTCCAGCGCGAACAATGTCTACCTGAACCTGGGCTTCAACTACCTGCTGGGCGCCGCCCCGGCGCCGGCGCCGGTCGCGCCGCCGCCGGTCGCGGCCGAACCGCCGCCGCCACCGCCGCCAGTGGCTCCGCCGCCACCGCCGCCACCGCCGCCAGCACGCTTCGAGAAGGTGACCATGTCGGCCACCGAGCTGTTCGAGTTCGACAGCGCCAAGCTGAACCCGAACCAGCCGAAGCTGGATGACATCGCCCGCCTGCTGAACGAGAACCCCAGCCTGAGCGGCATCGTCATCACCGGCCACGCGGACCGCATCGGCTCCAAGAGCTACAACCAGAAGCTCTCGCTGCGCCGCGCGGACTCGGTCAAGGCCTACCTGGTGGGCAAGGGCATTGCCGCCGACCGCCTGACGACCCAGGGCAAGGGCGAGGACGAACCTGTTGTTCAGTGCAACAACAAGAAGCGTTCGGACCTGATCAAGTGCCTGGAGCCGAACCGCCGCGTCGAAGTGGAGCAGATCACCGTCGAACGCCGCGTGCAGTAA
- a CDS encoding TraR/DksA family transcriptional regulator yields the protein MDALHPDQIAQLRELLSQRLHELQVQPGARPLSEFKRLPVVEEIETSPADSASNRTMNQLAAEADELRLVQQRALRSALARIDSGDYGYCEQCGNPIGFSRLSARPEARFCITCQTRLEQGKR from the coding sequence ATGGACGCCCTGCACCCCGACCAGATTGCCCAGTTGCGCGAACTGCTGAGCCAGCGCCTGCACGAGCTGCAGGTGCAGCCCGGCGCGCGCCCGCTCAGCGAATTCAAACGCCTGCCCGTGGTCGAGGAGATCGAGACCTCGCCCGCCGACAGCGCCAGCAACCGCACCATGAACCAGCTGGCCGCCGAGGCCGACGAGCTGCGCCTGGTGCAGCAGCGCGCCCTGCGCAGCGCCCTGGCCCGCATCGACAGCGGCGACTACGGCTACTGCGAGCAGTGCGGCAATCCCATCGGCTTTTCCCGCCTGAGCGCCCGGCCCGAGGCGCGCTTCTGCATCACCTGCCAGACCCGCCTGGAACAGGGCAAGCGCTGA
- a CDS encoding winged helix-turn-helix domain-containing protein, translating to MGTQNEGREAAVSASKPRLALVERPGPGTERKALSLASIERVRSTSATLRRIENMQKLIGELQNHEMLADEIAWFLKFSPSGARKYIRDLREAGVIELARYIEGTATYLGKAVYRLTPDAERVQAFLAAIAQPKREGAPPRKERPSLREQSMAGAGRHFHILADDTHYAIRVNRGPVTRDPLVAALFGAPASLQKAQS from the coding sequence ATGGGCACCCAGAACGAAGGCCGCGAGGCTGCCGTGTCCGCGTCGAAGCCGCGCCTGGCACTGGTCGAGCGTCCGGGCCCGGGAACCGAGCGCAAGGCATTGTCCCTGGCATCGATCGAGCGCGTACGCTCGACCTCCGCGACGCTGCGCCGCATCGAAAACATGCAGAAACTGATCGGCGAGCTGCAGAACCACGAGATGCTGGCCGACGAGATCGCCTGGTTCCTGAAATTCTCGCCCTCGGGCGCCCGCAAATATATCCGCGACCTGCGCGAGGCGGGCGTCATCGAGCTGGCGCGCTATATCGAGGGCACTGCCACCTATCTGGGCAAGGCCGTCTACCGCCTTACCCCGGATGCGGAACGCGTGCAGGCCTTCCTGGCCGCCATCGCCCAGCCCAAGCGCGAAGGCGCGCCGCCCCGCAAGGAGCGCCCCAGCCTGCGCGAGCAGAGCATGGCCGGCGCGGGCCGCCACTTCCATATCCTGGCCGACGATACGCATTACGCCATCCGTGTGAACCGCGGCCCCGTGACGCGCGATCCCCTGGTGGCCGCCCTGTTCGGCGCCCCGGCATCCCTGCAAAAAGCCCAATCCTGA